The Deinococcus yavapaiensis KR-236 DNA segment TCACGAACATCATCCGCACCCTCGACGTGGCGGGCCTCGCTCCCCTGCGCGAGGAACGTGACGACAGCGATCCCATCGTGATGATCGGCGGGCCGTTCACGTCCTCCAATCCGTACCCCCTGACGCCCTTCGCGGACATCATCGCGATCGGCGACGGCGAGCAACTCGTGCCCGTCATCGCCGAGGCGCTTCGCGAAGCCTCGTCGCGCGAGGACTTCTACGACCTCATCGACGGTGTGCCCGGCGTGTTTCTGCCCGCGCGTCACGTGCACGAGCCGAAGTGGGCGACGGCGCCTAAGGAACTGCTGCCCGCGTACAGCCAGATCGTCACGCCGCACTCGGAGCTGTCGAACATGTTTCTCGTGGAGGCGCAGCGCGGCTGCCCGCGTCCGTGCACCTTCTGCTTGGCGCGCACGATGTACGGCCCGAACCGCAACAATCAAGGTGACGAGCTGCTCGACAAGATCCCCGATTGGGCGACGAAGGTCGGCCTCGTCGGCGCGGCCCTCAGCGACTTTCCGCACACGAAGTACGTGGGCCGCAAGCTCACCGAGCGTGGCGTCAAGCTCGGCGTGTCGTCGATTCGCGCGGACACGGTGGACACGGAACTCGCCGAGATCCTCAAGGCGGGCGGGCTGCGGACCTTCACGGTGGCGTCGGACGCGCCGTCGGAACGCCTGCGCCGCTGGCTGAAGAAGGGCATCACCACCGAGGACTTGCTGAAGACGGCGCACATCAGCCGCGACCTCGGCTTCTCGGGCCTCAAGGTGTACATGATGATCGGCCTCGGCCCCGAGAACGACGACGACATCACCGAGCTGATCGAGTTCACGAAGGAGCTCGCGAAGATCAACCGCATCGCCCTCGGCGTCTCGCCGTTCGTGCCCAAGCGGCACACGCCGCACTTCGCCGATCCGTTCGCCGGGGTGCAGACGATCGAGAAGCGCCTCAAGCGCATCCAAAAGGAGTTGCGCACGACGGCCGAACTGCGAAACGTCAGCGCCAAGTGGGCGTGGGTGGAGAGCATTGTCGCGCGTGGCGGCGCCGAGATCGGCATGGCGGCATACTCGATCTACAAGAACGAGAGCATCGCCACGTGGAAGAAGGCGCTCGACGAGATCGGTTGGCACGACGAGTTCGAGTCGAACCAGGCCGTGATCGACCTTCCGCCCGGTCAGCTCATTCGCGGCGTCAGCAGCCACGCCGAAGGCCTCGCGGTGTAACCACTCGACGAGATTCGAAGAGGGGCGCCGACTTCATGCCGGCGCCCCTCTTCGCGCTTTCGACGCTTCAGCGCCGTCCTCACCCCACCGCTTTTCTCACGAGCAAGGCGACCGCCGCTTCGACGTCGACCGTCCACTCGGTCAGCGCGAAGGCGGTAGGCCACAAGGCTCCGTCATCGAGCTTCGCCTCGTCGCTGAAGCCCAGCGTCGCGTACCGCGTCTTGAATTTGTGCGCGCTTTGAAAGAAGCAGACGACCTTGCCGTCCTTGGCGTACGCGGGCATTCCGTACCAAAGTTTCGGCGACAAGGTGGGCGCGCTCGCCTTGATCAGCGCGTGCAGGCGCTCGGCCATGGCGCGGTCGGAGGGCGTCATCTCGGCGATCTTCGCGAGCACGTCGCTTTCCGCGTCTGCCTTGGCCGAGCGGGCGCCGCGGCGGCCTTCGGCTTTCTGCTCGGCGGCGCGCTCCTTCATCGCCGCCCGCTCTTCGTCCGTGAATACCTGAGGTGTTCGTTCACTCATGAGACTTCCTCCCGTGGGCATCGAGGTCGGCAGGTCAAGTTGCCGACGGCCGAGCGACGCCGCGCCGCTCTTGAACGCGAATCAAGTTTCCGGCGGGATCGCGAACGGCGCAGTCGCGAACGCCGTAAGGCTGCTCGGTCGGTTCCTGAACGATCTCGGCGTTCCTGCTCTGCAAGCGCTCGAACGTGCCGTCGAGGTCGGCCGTGGCCAAGACGAGGGCCGCGTAAGTGCCTTTGGCCATCATCTCCGCGATGACGCGGCGCTCGTCGTCGGTCACGCCGGGTGTCGCCGCGGGCGGGTACAACACGATGGACGTGTGAGGCTGATCGGCGGGACCGACCGTGATCCAGTGCAATCCGCCGTATTCGACGTCGCCCCTCACCTCGAAGCCGAGGGTGTCACGGTAAAACGCCAGGGAGTCGGCCGGATCGTCGTGCGGCAGGAACGTCTGATGAATCGTGAGGTCCACGGAATTCACTCTAAGCGTCTTCGGGAGTCGGCGCTTCTCGATTCCTGATCGGTCGGATCACCTGCTTCGCCAAGCACGGCGGCATGCCCGCCGTCGCGCGGTCCGCGCGCGCTCGGTACACGCTGGGCGGAACGCCGACGAGTTCCGTGAAGCGGGTGCTGAACGTGCCCAGCGAAGAGCACCCCACCGCGAAGCAGACTTCGGTGACGCTGAGGTCGCCGCGTTGCAACAGCGCCATCGCGCGCTCGATGCGCCGCGTCATGAGGTAAGCGTACGGCGACTCGCCGTAGGCACGTTTGAATTGACGGCTGAGGTGCCCGCCCGACATGTTCACGCTGCGGGCGAGGGCTTCGACGTCCAGCGGACGATCGTACTCCCGGTCGATTCGGTCCCGAACGCGGCGCAGCCGAGCGAGATCGCGAAGGTGCGACGAGCCGAGCTCTTTGGTCACGGCTGCCATTGTCGCACTTGCCGGTCACCCGCGAAGCCGTTCGGGATGGAACGTACCGTCAGCGCCGAGGCGCTTCGTCTCGTTCCCGCCTCGACCCCAAGAACGCGCGGTACCGATCCAGCTCCGCGTCCAGTTCCCGCTCGAACGCCTTCGAAGCGGGCCGAGCGTTCACGAAGCCGACCTCGGCCTTCAACTCGCCGCCTTCCACCTTGAGGTTCGCCCACCCGATCGCCTCGCCGCGCCACACGAGGGGCAGGGCGTAGTAGCCGAGCTTGCGCTTCGCCGCCGGGGTGTACGCCTCGAAGCGGTACGCCCAGCCATGAAGGTGCTCGAACCTTCGGCGGTCCCACACGAGCGGATCGAACGGCGCGAGCAGGTGAACTTTGGCGGGTGCGTCCCCGTCGGGCGTCTCGCCGCCGGGCCAAAGGTACGTCACGCCGTCCACCTTCGCGCGTTCGGTCTGCGCGCTTCGCACGGCTTGCCGCAACTCGGGCGCGAGGTGACGAGCGCCGTAGCCCAGCATCGACACCGTCGCCTTGAAGCTGGCTTCGGGAATCGGGGCGAGTTGCCGCAGCACGAGGTCCACGAGGCCGCGCGCCTGCTCCGCCTTCGAAGGCGGATCGGCGTGAAGCTCGTGAAGGTGAAGGGCGGGACCGTACACGCGCACGCCTGCCTCACGCCGCACGACGCGCAGGTGGCCTCGGAAGTGCAAGCCTTCCAGGACGCGCGTCGTCGCGCTGCTCGTGCCGCCCCAGTAGTTTCCGACACGCTCGCGCCCGAAGTGCGCCTCGACGTCCCTGGGATGCGCGACGCCTCGCTCGCGCACGAACGCCAGCACGCCGTCGAGCAGGTGCGGCGCTTCACGCTCGATGCGCAGCGCGGACGTTTCGCGAGGGTGAACGAGACGTTGCACGCGCCTCGGAACGAAGCCGTAGTTTTGCAGCACCTCCTCTTCCACGTCGAGGTCCGCGTAACGCCGCTCGAGGTCGCCCGCACGGTAGCCGCGCACCCGCTGGAAGAGGATGAGGTCCTGAGCGCGCGCCGGAGCGCGAATCGGGTCGGCCTGCACGTATCCGAGGGCGTCGATGACGTCCTGCAAGCCCGCCTTGCCCGGCAGGGAGCGGCGAAGGGCGAACGTCCGCAGTGCGGCGAGGGAAAGCGGCATACACTGGATTCTATGCGTGAACTCGTCGTGTCCCATCGACACCCCGTTCCCGAGATCGGCGCGGCCCTTTGGACGTTGGAGGAAGCGCGGCGGCGCACGCACGAGAGCGTCACGGGCCTCTTCGATCCCGACGTCGCGCCCGCTGGACTCAACGCCATCGGTACGCTCCTGTACCACATCGCCGCGATCGAACTCGACTGGCTGTTCACCGAAGTCCGCCAGGAGGACTTCCCGGACGAGGCGGCGCGTTGGTTTCCCGTCGACGTGCGCGACGAGGCCGGGCGCCTCTCGGCGGTCGTGGGCGAGACCGTGCAGCACCACCTCGACCGCCTCGGATGGGTTCGCGCGCTCCTGCTCGACACGTTCGAGCACATGACCGTCGACGACTTCGTCCGGCCGCGCTCGTTGCCTCGGTACGACGTGACGCCTCAGTGGGTCCTCGCGCACCTCGCCTTGCACGAGTCGAACCACAAAGGCCAGATTCTGACGCTCCGAACGCTGCAAGGCCGCGCCGTGAGGAGAGACTGAAGTGGTCGAGGCGAACGACACCCTCGCGCACGACCTCACCTTGTTCGGGCGCATGCTCGTCGCGTTCGTGCTGTCGGGCGCCATCGGCTTGGAGCGCGAGCTCACGCGCAAGGCCGCCGGGCTTCGCACGCACATCCTCGTGGGCACGTCGAGCGCGTTGTTCGTGATTCTCGCCGAACTTCTCGTC contains these protein-coding regions:
- a CDS encoding VOC family protein, translating into MDLTIHQTFLPHDDPADSLAFYRDTLGFEVRGDVEYGGLHWITVGPADQPHTSIVLYPPAATPGVTDDERRVIAEMMAKGTYAALVLATADLDGTFERLQSRNAEIVQEPTEQPYGVRDCAVRDPAGNLIRVQERRGVARPSAT
- a CDS encoding DUF664 domain-containing protein, which produces MRELVVSHRHPVPEIGAALWTLEEARRRTHESVTGLFDPDVAPAGLNAIGTLLYHIAAIELDWLFTEVRQEDFPDEAARWFPVDVRDEAGRLSAVVGETVQHHLDRLGWVRALLLDTFEHMTVDDFVRPRSLPRYDVTPQWVLAHLALHESNHKGQILTLRTLQGRAVRRD
- a CDS encoding iron chaperone, whose translation is MSERTPQVFTDEERAAMKERAAEQKAEGRRGARSAKADAESDVLAKIAEMTPSDRAMAERLHALIKASAPTLSPKLWYGMPAYAKDGKVVCFFQSAHKFKTRYATLGFSDEAKLDDGALWPTAFALTEWTVDVEAAVALLVRKAVG
- a CDS encoding DNA glycosylase AlkZ-like family protein → MPLSLAALRTFALRRSLPGKAGLQDVIDALGYVQADPIRAPARAQDLILFQRVRGYRAGDLERRYADLDVEEEVLQNYGFVPRRVQRLVHPRETSALRIEREAPHLLDGVLAFVRERGVAHPRDVEAHFGRERVGNYWGGTSSATTRVLEGLHFRGHLRVVRREAGVRVYGPALHLHELHADPPSKAEQARGLVDLVLRQLAPIPEASFKATVSMLGYGARHLAPELRQAVRSAQTERAKVDGVTYLWPGGETPDGDAPAKVHLLAPFDPLVWDRRRFEHLHGWAYRFEAYTPAAKRKLGYYALPLVWRGEAIGWANLKVEGGELKAEVGFVNARPASKAFERELDAELDRYRAFLGSRRERDEAPRR
- a CDS encoding helix-turn-helix transcriptional regulator — encoded protein: MTKELGSSHLRDLARLRRVRDRIDREYDRPLDVEALARSVNMSGGHLSRQFKRAYGESPYAYLMTRRIERAMALLQRGDLSVTEVCFAVGCSSLGTFSTRFTELVGVPPSVYRARADRATAGMPPCLAKQVIRPIRNREAPTPEDA
- a CDS encoding B12-binding domain-containing radical SAM protein — encoded protein: MNYWRSTLKPLLDEEIGTIFKHAPIRVTLAFPNRYSVGMASLGFQVIYRMFNQEEGVACERAFLPEEPESFRGHLPTVETGRDAGDCELFAISVSFELDLTNIIRTLDVAGLAPLREERDDSDPIVMIGGPFTSSNPYPLTPFADIIAIGDGEQLVPVIAEALREASSREDFYDLIDGVPGVFLPARHVHEPKWATAPKELLPAYSQIVTPHSELSNMFLVEAQRGCPRPCTFCLARTMYGPNRNNQGDELLDKIPDWATKVGLVGAALSDFPHTKYVGRKLTERGVKLGVSSIRADTVDTELAEILKAGGLRTFTVASDAPSERLRRWLKKGITTEDLLKTAHISRDLGFSGLKVYMMIGLGPENDDDITELIEFTKELAKINRIALGVSPFVPKRHTPHFADPFAGVQTIEKRLKRIQKELRTTAELRNVSAKWAWVESIVARGGAEIGMAAYSIYKNESIATWKKALDEIGWHDEFESNQAVIDLPPGQLIRGVSSHAEGLAV